From the Streptococcus sp. 29887 genome, one window contains:
- the pth gene encoding aminoacyl-tRNA hydrolase, with amino-acid sequence MTRLIIGLGNPGDRYFETKHNVGFMLLDKIAKRENVTFSHDKIFQADIATTFIDGEKIYLVKPTTFMNESGKAVHALMAYYGLDETDILVAYDDLDMAVGKIRFRQKGSAGGHNGIKSIVKHIGTQEFDRIKIGIGRPKGKMSVVNHVLSGFDTEDRIEIDLALDKLDKAVNVYLEEDDFDTIMRKFNG; translated from the coding sequence ATGACACGATTGATCATCGGTTTGGGAAATCCCGGAGACCGTTATTTTGAAACAAAACATAACGTTGGTTTTATGTTGCTGGATAAGATTGCCAAACGTGAAAATGTGACCTTTAGTCACGATAAGATTTTCCAAGCAGACATTGCCACAACCTTTATTGATGGTGAAAAAATTTACCTGGTTAAACCAACGACTTTCATGAATGAATCAGGTAAGGCTGTCCATGCCTTGATGGCCTATTATGGATTGGATGAGACCGATATTCTGGTGGCTTATGATGATTTGGACATGGCAGTTGGGAAAATCCGTTTCCGTCAAAAAGGATCAGCGGGAGGCCACAATGGGATAAAATCCATTGTCAAGCATATTGGAACGCAGGAATTTGACCGTATTAAGATTGGTATAGGTCGTCCAAAAGGAAAAATGAGCGTTGTAAACCATGTCTTGTCTGGCTTTGATACAGAGGATCGTATTGAGATTGATTTGGCCTTAGATAAACTTGACAAGGCTGTCAATGTATATCTAGAAGAAGATGACTTTGATACCATTATGAGAAAGTTTAACGGATAA